attagagtcaTTACATAAATAACTTTATGGAGTTGGACTAATCAGTCTTATCTAGAAAGTTAATTAGGTTGTGTATTAATACGTTAAGCCATCCAAGTTTAATGGAGTTAATCCCTTagcaaaactaaatttaataactaaattttCAAGCATCTCATTTCCTTTTTGCCAAATTATAGTGGCTTTGAATCGGTAACATTAAATGCTTATTTTGTGTCAAGGTTGAACctgttttcatcaaaatttgattgtttttttgtttttaattatttttttaatatttttggatcattttgatgtgctgatatcaaaaataaatttttaaaattaaaaaaaaatattattttaatatatttctaaacaaaaaaaatacttttaaaaaaatctataccCAACTCCAAATACCCTTTTAGGTCCTGAAAAGCACATTTGTTTGGGATTATCTTAGTTCTAAACAGAAGTGTAGGGGTGGCCGCTTATGAGGTTGAAATGATCTGTGTTGTGtcttctattatttatttttttaatcccagGTCATCCTGACATATTAGAAAATAACTCATAGTATTCTAAAAATATCCATGCGAATATTCCTAAAATACTTGAATTATTTCTGGCACATTACCATGCATTTTGGCCTCGATCCAAAAATCACACATGGGATTGTCCAATGGCTTTGCCTTTTGTATGTCATCGAGAGATTCAATAAATCTCAAgatacacattaaaaaaataatgtcctCTAATAGTCATTAAAGGTTGAATGTTCGTTAAAGAACACTATAAGTTGCAAAATGTAGAGCTAAAGCGCACGTGCGaggatttgaaacccttacAGGTGGCAGGTTCGGTTATGGAGTTTGTTTTTTGGTTGCCGGGGAAAACGCTAGCAGTTGGGAAATATAAAATAACGGAACCAAAAACAAACCAGCTCACGAGAAAAGCACCTCTCCCGTCAAGGATTCACTCAGTCAGTCGGAGCACTAACACGTGGATCTTTCGACACCGCTACAGCTGCTGAACCCCTCATTCGAGGCTAACTATAAATGCTGCTCTAAAATTAAGAGTGCCCAGTCCCCATCAACCACCCACCCCTTCGAATTTTCAACATAAGATGTCAAGCTTCTTCAAAATGTGCGCACATTTTCTTACGTGGAATAGTCACTTTGGATAGAAAAGACTAGATGCCATGTCCGTCCGTTGCGGACTTGTAGCTTGTGCattatcataaatttataaaaaaaaacataaaaataattatagactCTTATAATCTATAATGTTTAGATAAAAActataaagataatttaaaaaaatatataaaataataataaaaaaaaccatgtagagAAATACTATAGCAATCTATAGCGTTTTGTGAAGAAATAtacagttataattctcaaccagctcaatattaaaaaaataaaattgacagataattttaaacaagatcataacaaaaaaaaaactatgtggggaATGACTGTAGTGATCTAtagtgttttaaataaaaaaaaacacaaagctaaatttttaaacagcttaatataaaaaaaaatagaagcaacaaaaacaattttgaaaataatcatataaaaaaacaaaagaaaaaagatccaTATAGGGAAACACTAtaacaatccacaatgttttgtgaggaaagttatatgtataattttcaactaactcaatattaaaaaaataaaatcaataaagataattttagaaaaaattataaaaaaatataaaatttatatagagAAACACTGTaataatctataatatttaagaaaaataattgagagaaatagaaaaaaaaattatataaaaaaaactacataactTTTCCCACacgttttaaaatattagttaaTTAGTGAATTTTTAGAGGAGCCTTGATTGAGAATTTCTGATACAccgcatataaaaaaataagttggggGGTGGGGTATAATTAACAGCTTCTGCATAGATTAGGGACTAGTCTGATGTTACTCTCTCTCATCACGGACACACAATGAGATCCGATTGTTCCTAGCCTCCTATTTTTTTCACCGCATAAAaatcccaaaaagaaaaaaaaggaaaaaacaatttctttctttcttactaAAATTAGTAAAATGCGTATAATAGTAGAGGTGTTTTGCTCTTAATTAGGATTATTAAGAGAGGATTGATGGCAGTAATTGATGCTTAACTCTACAATCTTGGTTGGAGATCTCTCGCATGGACCCGATCTTGACCTTCAATGGCTCTGCAAACCCCTCGCATTTCCTTCTTCCCATTTATTTCGCTTTTGGTTTCTTCCTTGCTCGGTTCATATTAGACAGATTCATTTTTCGAGTAAGTCTTCTTCGCATCTTTTttcaattagttattttttgcctcttttatttttatttttttgtttgcctgTTTAGGATAATCTATTTTTgaattagttttgatttgagGATTTTTATTGGAATCTGAGCTTGGTGTATGAAGAGAGTTTAAATTAAGCTAAAAATGAAGCACAGGTTTTCGATTCTAAGTAATTTTCactttaattgaaattatttgttgataatttgtcaaaattgttctgaaaaataaagtgtgtttggattgattttctcggaaaaagaagtaaattgcgGTAGCTCttaccttcttttcttttcttgttttttttttgcgcgtTTTGTTTGAGTAGTAGCTTGAACTTACTTTTATCATGAGCAGTTCTAAATCCGTGGGATATCGTAGGCTAAGAACATATAAAAGGAGATCGACCCTCAGGTATGCCATTCAGAATGGCTACTTGTCATTTTGTTATGCCCGGATGGAATTATAGTTCTCGCAGTTGCTTTTAGCTATAGGAGTTGCTGCCAAATCACTGCCACATGGTTTACGTATGATTTTCAATGGCAACAGTTATGGTGCATCGTAGTACATTCTTGTTTATGGTGAAACTGCTGGAGAGTGCTTATGTTTGAGCCAATTTGGGGTTGGATTTTTTATCCACTCCATCCTATAACGCATCAGTGCAGCTTCAGAAATTGGTGCGTTGTGTATTATTTCTCCCATTTCCTCTATCCGCTCAGTTTTTTAGGAGGATATCCTTGGAGATTTCTATCATCTCtccctttccttttcatttcattagaGGACAGCTCTATGAACATAGATCTCGtttgattttcatttccttGCTTTTTTTCTGGAAAAAGATTAGTTATGAAATCAACATGCATTAATCTTTCATGATAGTGCTTGACTTAATGAGTTGCTGCAatgcttgaaaagaaaaaaaacttttaaggtTTGTTCTTTTGGAGGATCATTATTAAGgctttaaaatgtaaaatagtATGGATTTTTATTTCCTCTATTAGAAACACATTGAGCTATGCAGTTAAGGCTGTtgcaatgtttgattttgtACTAAGGAGTTGCTTACAGTTCTGAAGAAATTCTTATTTGCAAGTGACCTTGGCTGACTGTGAGAGGTTAGAATTATTGTGTGAAAAGGCCATGGATATGCTGGGGCAGAAGTCTCTAACTTATGCTAATAGtaatattgattatttatttttctgataatACAGGATATATATCTGTGCCCAGTATAACCATTTTATCATAGTTCTTGCTCTGTTTCTTGTCTGCTGTGACTCTTTGCatagacaaatatatatatgggtaCTCGGTCCCTTTATACATAGGATTCTAATAAATTCTTCTCATTTCTCAGAAGCTGGCCATTTGGTTGTTGTATAGTAAAGCCAAAGCTATTTCATCAAGGATTGATGAGGCAACGATTGTAAAATGCTCAGAGTCTATGTGGAAGCTGACATACTATGCTACTGTTGAAATATGTGTTCTAAAAATTACCTGCAACGAACCATGGTTCAGAGATACAAAAGAGTACTTCAGAGGCTGGCCACATCAAGAATTGGGGTGAGTGATTAATATGCAATGACTTTTTGCAGCTGGTGATGATAGTTGCTTATATTGTTATGCATAATTGACATGGTAAGGATGGCAGAAATGCATTTTCTGGCATGGAATATCAAGTTTTCCCTGATACTTGTGCTTGCATAAGAGGCTTCTTATTTTAGGGTTACTTCTAAGTGGGCCACATCAGGGGGTATTAGTCTTTTTTATTGACGTGAACCATTTTTATTTCAGGTTTCCAATAATGCTTTTCTACATGTGCCAATGTGGATTCTACATATACAGTATTGCTGCCCTCCTTATTTGGGAAACTAGAAGGAAAGATTTTTCTGTGATGATGTCTCATCATGTAATTACAGTTATACTGATTGGATACTCATACAGTACAAGGTAATAATTCAGTCTTTGCTTTGGTACTCTTGAGTTGTGAGGCAGCAGTACATAACATACACGCAAATTCTTTCCCAGTTTCATCATTGTCTCTAATCTGTTGAGAATCTCATCTTGTTGCTTCTTTATGGTCCCCCATTTGCCATTGTCTcctgtattttaatttttgatatggCACAAGTTTGGACATGCCTCTGAAGctgttttatatatgtttacTCTGATAGTTAATGTCAGTTGAAACATTTCAAAATCAGCTGGACCTATCAATGATGCTATCTTAAGctgttttcttgcaaattatataaGATGCATTTCCCAGGCTTTTGTTCATGTTGAGGTACGAGATTGACCTATGGTTGCTCTCAGATTAACTCTCCTGGGCATGTGTACCTCACTAATTCAATGATGTTGTGATCTTTGacatttaatttctattacagTGGAGGGGGATGATTTTTGCTATTATTTGGTATCCATAATCAGTTTTGGTTTTCCATAGGAAACAACAGCTTCGCAACATGAAAAGAAGATTAGCTGCATAGATGATAAAATCTATCGTATTTTCCTAGAGTTGAATGCTAGTTACTATAATTTGCAACCAACTCATTAGCTGATGGTTCATTAATACTGAATGGAGTCTTCTTCAGGTTTAGCAGATTCTCCTGGTCTCCTTCTTCctcctttttattattagacTTTTTGCAAGCCTATTTAGATTGAGATGCCAAAACTGGTTAGAGAAGTTGTATGCAAGACCGAGCTGTTTAGAGCTTGAAATCTGTTCCCCTCTATTGATATCTGTACACGATAATGTTCCAGGTTGAGCTCAATTAAACCTTCCATTATTATCAAGTGCTTCCAGTTGTTCTCgatctttcttcctttttctttattgcTAGTCTTTTACAAGTATATTTAGATTGAGATGGCAAAGCTTGTGAGAGTAGTTCTATGCAAGAAGAACTGAGCTCTTTATAGTTCTACTCTTGTGCCCCTCTTTTGATTTCTGTACAAGAGTAGCTATTAATACTGTTtgagtaatattttatttggagACATCCAATGAGGAATTAAGCTCTAAACTTTGCCATCCAGTTTTTTCCGGATAGGAACGATTATCTGCGCTGTGCATGATGCAAGTGATGTATTCTTAGAAGCTGCTAAAGTTTTCAAATATTCTGGCAAGGAGCTTAGTGCAAGCATTTTATTTGGGCTGTTTGCCATCTCATGGGTCATACTACGACTAGTATTCTTTCCCTTTTGGATTATCAAAGCAACAAGGTTTGTCCTCGTGGTAGAtgacttaatttcattaattttggcTCCTTTTTTCTTATCCACTATACGGATGGTATTTCTCAGCTATGAATTGGTGGAGTTTTTGGATTTATCACTAGCCTACGACAAATTACTGTACTATGTCTTCAATACAATGCTGCTGATGTTACTTGTTTTCCACATCTACTGGTGGATCCTGATATACTCAATGATAATGAGACAGctgagaaacagaggaagagtaGGAGAAGATATAAGATCTGGTAAGCCTTctactcttttaattttaccactGAATTTGGAACATGAACGGAAAATTTCAAAGCAGAATGAGAAGGTCAGCCTCTATGTCTATGGTTGCCTTCAGAGTCTTAGAATCCCCTCGTCCTCACCTTTTTTTACTTCTGCTGCTTTGAGCATAGAGGCTGAAGGTGGAAGTTGTTAAAACTTAACTTTAAAGACGCTGCCTGAGGCATCACCTTATTCCAACAATATGATGAGTTCTTGAACAGTCCCTAGTGCATACTATCAGGAACATTCAAATGCATTATGAGTTCCTTATCTCGCTTCACTTCATATATCTTGACTTGTGCATTTATCATCTTGACTTGGAGCTATTAACCTCTCTTCATACAATTGCAGATTCAGAAGATGATGAATAGGTGGGGATGAATTTGATCAACTCTTTTGTTCTCACCCGTGGCACTGAGGAGATTAGCTTGACTTATATGTAGGTTTGTATCTTCACTCAATTGGTTTTTACCAATCAGGTGAATAATTTACT
The DNA window shown above is from Populus trichocarpa isolate Nisqually-1 chromosome 4, P.trichocarpa_v4.1, whole genome shotgun sequence and carries:
- the LOC18097787 gene encoding ceramide synthase LOH2, encoding MDPILTFNGSANPSHFLLPIYFAFGFFLARFILDRFIFRKLAIWLLYSKAKAISSRIDEATIVKCSESMWKLTYYATVEICVLKITCNEPWFRDTKEYFRGWPHQELGFPIMLFYMCQCGFYIYSIAALLIWETRRKDFSVMMSHHVITVILIGYSYSTSFFRIGTIICAVHDASDVFLEAAKVFKYSGKELSASILFGLFAISWVILRLVFFPFWIIKATSYELVEFLDLSLAYDKLLYYVFNTMLLMLLVFHIYWWILIYSMIMRQLRNRGRVGEDIRSDSEDDE